DNA from Triticum aestivum cultivar Chinese Spring chromosome 7D, IWGSC CS RefSeq v2.1, whole genome shotgun sequence:
TACTTTTCAGCGAGGAACAGGATTGTCAACACCGTTGACAACATCATCTCTTTCTCAAATAACATCTGCAGCAGAGCAGGTGGAGTATTTGAAGCATTTCAGGGCAGACAACATAGTTAAGGACGCAGAGTTTATTCGTCGGCATCTTGTACCAGATGCCAAGCCTTGGACAATTCTGGGACAGGTATAGTATGTAACGTCATGTGACCTTGATGCACATATCTGTCTTGCCCCTTTTTTTTGTTAATGTAGCACTGTTATTTATGCCATCTACTATTTCCTTGATTACAGAGTTATGGTGGATTTTGTGCCGTTACATATTTGAGTTTTGCTCCAGAGGGCCTGAAAGCTGTCCTTTTAACTGGAGGGCTTCCACCACTAGGAAAGCCCTGCACTGCAGAAACTGTGTACAGAGCCTGCTTTAAGCAGGTTCAGCAGCAAAATGAGAAGTACTATAAGAGGTTTCCTCAAGATATACAGGTCGTTCATGAAGTTGTAAGATACTTAAGTGAATCTGAAGGTGGAGGAGTAAGTCATTCTTAATATTTTTGCGCTTTCTCTCACATGTGAATTTGAAACTTGTATCTTATGCAACATTTTTTATCAGGTTCTTCTTCCATCAGGTGGCAGGTTAACCCCTAAGATGCTGCAGTGCCTTGGACTATGGGGTTTAGGTTTCAGTGGAGGATTTGAAAGACTGCATTATCTGTAAGAAATACTTTGCATTTTCTTCATTACTTGATAAAATAATGTAACTTACTGATCTGTGCCACTCCTTGCTATTGTCTGGGACAGACTCGAGAGAGTGTGGGATCCTGTACTTGTTCCTGGTGCAAAAAAGAATATAAGCTATTACTTCTTGAAAGAGGTACTAAGCATCACCAATATAATGTTGATCTTTAAAATTACCATGTTCTATGTCTCTAATGGGTAACCTAACATTATATTTTCCTGCAGTTTGACATGTGGGTAGGTTTTGATCAAAATCCTCTTTATGCTCTCTTACATGAGTCTATCTACTGTGAGGTAACTTTTGATACCTTTTTTTTTTATCTGTTTAGCTGGTACTGCAACTCCTTTTCTTAAGTCTAGTGTAATTCATGGATCCAGGGATCTTCATCGAAATGGTCAGCcgataagattttcaatgaaaaTGGAAGTTTGTTTGACCCTGTTAAGGCTACAGAAGAAGGCCGTCCTGTGTATCTTACAGGAGAGGTATGCCCAGATCTTTATGGGAAGCGTCATTTGCTATAGTCATGTTCCTGCTAAATTTGAGCTCTGTCATACGCTGAGAGTATACTTTGTAGCATTTTGGTCTGTCTGGCAAGTTTGTAGTAATTTATAACTCTTTaattaatgagatgaggcaaagcttttgcctttgTTTATAGAAAATGGTTCCTTACTAAATTAGTAACCCATGAAGTGAAAAGCTAACATTGCAGGCTCTTTTCAGTCTATGAATAGTCTGTAGTTACCAAAGTGTGGCCATTGGAaatttcaaagttgcattttactccctccgtaaactaagaTCTTACCAGCGTGAACTTAGGTTGACAATGCTCCTTTTACGAGGGATGGTATTCAGGGCAAAGGACTCTTCTAGTTTATTTAGCTATTAAAGGGAGTCCGACACTACCGTTTTCAGTACCTGGGTAACCTTGGGGCATGTCAGGGCGAACTTATGCAATGATAAAGGGGACACTACTTAGCAGCAGCCTATTGCGTACTGAGATATTCCTTGCTTATGATTTGTCATGAATTCCTAACATGTGTTTGTTTCCTTAACGCAGATGGTTTTTCCCTGTTTTTTCGATGAGATCAATGCTCTACGACCCCTAAAGGAAGCTGCGCACTTGCTAGCTGAGAAGGAGGACTGGCCTCCGTTGTATGATATCAGCGTGTTGAACAACAACAAGGTTCGATCTTCTTCCCAACAAGATTATAGCCTCCTCCATGGCATGCATGCTCGTTTCATCTGACGCATGTCTGGCATGCCGATTGCATGCAGGTCCCAGTGGCCGCCGCGGTGTACTACGAGGACATGTACGTCAACTTCAACATTGCCAAGGAGACGGCGTCCCAGATCGCCGGGATCCGGCTGTGGGTGACCAACGAGTACCCGCACTCTGGCCTTCGCGACGGTGGCCCCCACGTCTTCGAGCATCTCATGGGTCTCTTGAAGGGCAAGAGGCCTCTGTTTTAGCCTTTTAGCCAATCCATAACTATGACAATAAAGCCTTCATTTTCTCCTAGTTGAGAAATGAATTACAATATACCCCTGGTTAAATGTTTCTGAATGTCTGCACATACATCCTGGGGCACAAATTTTGGCGCTCCAGTCATGCTTGCACGCTTAGAATTGCGCTATGTTATGCACATCTCGTTGGGATCCTTCTGAATTAATGCTCCACTCAACCCGAATAAAGAACTTCAGACAAAGAGGAAGATTTTTTTTAAAAGCCCAAGAAAGGGTATCTGAATTCAGAtggtgttgtggaattgtcacggcagatgtcctcgcgcaaggacttagtcgtggagccatcgcagctaggtagcttaaaggggttaaacgggacaaggaacacgagggttatactggttcggccccttacggtgaaggtaaaagcctacgtccagttgaggtggtattgattagggtttcgatgaccagggagcttaattgctatgcctggctctcgacgagatcttactcctccctaaactgccgccgggtcgtccctttatatagagaggttgacacccagcggctctcagagtcccggccggctcataagagtgtccggctcggactctcaactattcttgccttacactacaagtcttgccatacggcggtttatgactatgggccttaagcctcctccgggtcttaagcccatcatCTAACCCGCCGTCtccaagcttggtactgggcttcgcgtgatgaccatcatgacgtaacccggcccctcctgggcgggtgactctaatggttatatcctcaacattaggccccagattgatttgaaccggttcatgtcaatcttcaattcttttgagagaaaaaatcttccggcttatggtcgtgtgaaggctataacccgccgtgacgtcatct
Protein-coding regions in this window:
- the LOC123167699 gene encoding proline iminopeptidase produces the protein MAVVTSFLRCTTAAALALHHHHHQPALLAVRLRFPRHRIPTSRAMSSSPAADAAPAPAPHQAGPWYAVPDLSLRGHRFAVPLDHSSPGSPSAPRITVFGREVVAAGKEEAPLPYLVYLQGGPGYESPRPTEASGWVKKACEEYRVLLLDQRGTGLSTPLTTSSLSQITSAAEQVEYLKHFRADNIVKDAEFIRRHLVPDAKPWTILGQSYGGFCAVTYLSFAPEGLKAVLLTGGLPPLGKPCTAETVYRACFKQVQQQNEKYYKRFPQDIQVVHEVVRYLSESEGGGVLLPSGGRLTPKMLQCLGLWGLGFSGGFERLHYLLERVWDPVLVPGAKKNISYYFLKEFDMWVGFDQNPLYALLHESIYCEGSSSKWSADKIFNENGSLFDPVKATEEGRPVYLTGEMVFPCFFDEINALRPLKEAAHLLAEKEDWPPLYDISVLNNNKVPVAAAVYYEDMYVNFNIAKETASQIAGIRLWVTNEYPHSGLRDGGPHVFEHLMGLLKGKRPLF